A single window of Arvicanthis niloticus isolate mArvNil1 chromosome 20, mArvNil1.pat.X, whole genome shotgun sequence DNA harbors:
- the LOC117724787 gene encoding olfactory receptor 10A4-like, with amino-acid sequence MNVNCSLWQENSLSVKHFEFAKFSEVPGECFLLFFLILLMFLVSLTGNALITLAICTSPALHTPMYFFLANLSLLEIGYTCSVIPKMLQSLVSEARGISWEGCATQMFFFIFFGITECCLLAAMAFDRYMAICSPLHYATRMSHVICARLAIVSWGMGCIVGLGQTNFIFSLDFCGPCEIDHFFCDLVPVLALACGDTSQNEDAIFVAAVFCIFSPFLLIISSYVRILFAVLVMPSPEGRHKALSTCSSHLLVVTLFYGSTSATYLRPKSSHSPEVDKLLALFYTAVTSMLNPIIYSLRNKEVKGALRRTLGLKKVLTMNR; translated from the coding sequence ATGAATGTCAACTGCTCTCTGTGGCAGGAGAACAGCTTGTCTGTCAAACACTTTGAATTTGCTAAGTTCTCTGAGGTCCCTGGAGAAtgcttcctcctattcttcctcatccttctcatGTTCTTAGTATCACTGACAGGAAATGCACTCATAACCCTTGCCATCTGCACCAGTCCAGCCCtacacacccccatgtacttctttctGGCCAACTTGTCTCTCCTGGAGATTGGCTACACTTGCTCTGTCATACCCAAGATGCTGCAGAGCCTTGTGAGTGAGGCTCGAGGAATCTCTTGGGAGGGATGTGCTACACagatgtttttcttcatattctttGGTATAActgaatgctgcttactggcagCCATGGCCTTTGACCGCTACATGGCCATATGCTCCCCACTACACTATGCAACCCGAATGAGTCATGTGATATGTGCCCGGTTGGCAATAGTTTCATGGGGAATGGGATGTATAGTAGGATTGGGACAGaccaattttattttctccttggaCTTCTGTGGACCCTGTGAGATAGACCACTTCTTCTGTGACCTTGTACCTGTCCTGGCACTTGCCTGTGGAGATACATCCCAAAATGAGGATGCCATCTTTGTGGCAGCagttttctgtatatttagtcCATTTTTACTGATCATTTCTTCCTATGTCAGAATTCTGTTTGCAGTGCTGGTGATGCCTTCACCTGAGGGGCGCCATAAAGCTCTGTCCACCTGTTCCTCCCACCTACTTGTAGTCACACTCTTCTATGGCTCAACATCTGCCACCTATTTGAGGCCCAAGTCTAGCCATTCACCAGAAGTGGACAAACTCTTGGCCCTATTCTACACAGCGGTGACATCCATGCTGAACCCCATCATCTATAGCTTAAGGAACAAGGAAGTTAAGGGAGCACTGAGAAGAACTCTGGGGCTGAAGAAAGTTTTGACAATGAATAGGTAA
- the LOC117724299 gene encoding olfactory receptor 2G3-like, which produces MINSSVNSNFILVGFSDQPQLERRLFIVVLISYLLTLVGNTIIILISSIDSKLKTPMYFFLTHLSFVDICFTTSIVPQLLWNLKGPAKTITTVGCAVQLYVSLTLGSTECILLAVMAFDRYAAVCKPLHYVAVMNPQLCRALAGISWLSGIGNALIQGTITLWLPRCGHLWLHHFFCEVPSMIKLACVDIHANEVQLFVASLVLLLLPLALILTSYGHIAKAVIRIKSSQAWRRALGTCGSHLMVVSLFYGSITAIYIQPNSSYSHTHGKFISLFYTVITPTLNPLIYTLRNKEVKGALGRLFNRASGVCKQSRAHGDKTF; this is translated from the coding sequence ATGATTAACAGCAGTGTCAATAGTAACTTCATTCTGGTAGGTTTCTCAGATCAGCCTCAGCTGGAAAGAAGACTCTTCATAGTAGTTTTAATTTCCTATCTTCTCACTCTGGTGGGAAATACAATCATTATTCTGATCTCTTCAATAGATTCTAAACTCAAAACCCCTATGTACTTTTTTCTCACTCACCTCTCCTTCGTTGACATCTGTTTCACCACCAGTATTGTCCCCCAACTGCTATGGAACCTGAAAGGACCAGCCAAGACTATCACAACTGTGGGATGTGCAGTGCAGCTCtatgtctctctgactctgggcTCTACTGAGTGTATTCTCCTGGCAGTAATGGCTTTTGATCGTTACGCTGCTGTCTGCAAACCTCTCCACTACGTAGCTGTGATGAATCCACAGCTCTGCCGGGCTCTAGCAGGAATCTCATGGCTCAGTGGAATAGGAAATGCTCTCATCCAAGGAACAATCACTCTTTGGCTCCCGCGTTGTGGCCACCTGTGGCTCCACCACTTCTTCTGTGAAGTCCCCTCCATGATCAAGCTTGCCTGTGTGGACATTCATGCCAATGAGGTCCAACTCTTTGTAGCCTCATTGGTCTTGCTGCTCTTACCCTTAGCACTGATACTGACGTCCTATGGGCATATAGCCAAGGCCGTTATAAGAATCAAGTCATCCCAGGCTTGGCGTAGAGCCCTGGGCACATGTGGGTCCCACTTGATGGTTGTGTCTCTCTTTTACGGGAGCATCACAGCCATCTACATCCAGCCAAACAGTTCATACTCCCACACCCATGGGAagttcatctctctcttttacacTGTTATAACCCCAACCCTTAATCCCCTCATCTACACACTGAGGAATAAGGAGGTGAAAGGGGCTCTGGGACGGCTCTTCAATAGAGCCTCTGGAGTGTGCAAACAAAGCAGAGCACATGGTGACAAAACTTTTTGA